A window from Piliocolobus tephrosceles isolate RC106 chromosome 11, ASM277652v3, whole genome shotgun sequence encodes these proteins:
- the LOC113220385 gene encoding 40S ribosomal protein S27-like: MDVKCPGCYKITTVFSHAQTVVLCVGCSTVLCQPTGGKTRLTEGCSFRRKQH; this comes from the coding sequence ATGGATGTGAAATGCCCAGGATGCTATAAAATCACCACGGTCTTTAGCCATGCACAAACGGTAGTTTTGTGTGTTGGCTGCTCCACTGTCCTCTGCCAGCCTACAGGAGGAAAAACAAGGCTTACAGAAGGATGTTCCTTTAGGAGGAAGCAGCACTAA